The Gemmatimonas aurantiaca T-27 DNA segment AGAGCCGCCGTGCGCGTTTCCTGACCGCTCAGCTCGGGGTGTTCATGAATGTCGCGGCGCCAGCTCACCACCTTGGGCATCACCCCCGTCAAACGGCTTTCGATGGTGCGGGCCAGCTCTGCCGATGCGCCGCCCTGCGCGACACCGACGGTCGGCAACGCCGAACACAACGTTGCCGCCAACAACGCGGTGATGTGACGACGAACCGGAGCGATGAACGAAGGGGCGGAATGACGAGACATGGCGAGCCTGTACGGGACGAGTCTTCGGATGCGATATGGTCAGGGCCGCTCAGGCCCATCCTAGCGAACGTATCCCAGGCTCGGGCCAGGCGATAGCGCTGGTGATTCCCGACGCCGATAGGCGATTTGCCGTTTGCTTCTGGCGATACCGTGCTGCAGGATCAATACACCACGCGACGTTGTATCCCGTTCCCATCGACGTCGCGGCAGGAGGCCCATCGCTCATCAGGAGGAGGGTACTCATGTCCATTGTCCTTCCCACGCCAGACGCCGCCCTTGCGGCGCGTTTTGCCGGCGGCGACGAGAACGCGCTCGCCACGTTGTACCGGCAGCAGTACGACAGCCTGTTGTCGGCTGCCCGACATGTGCTCGGCGATGATCTCGCCCACTACCGTGGACGGGTGGCACACAAGGCCATGCTCGATGCCTGGGTGGCACGCGACCGATTCCAGAACGCCACCGCACTCGGCGCCTTTCTCGAAGAGGCGATCCAACAGGAAGCCGGTGTGCAGCGACGCAAACATGCCGCGCTGCATCATCGCGGCAGCGGTATCGACAGCGGGTCGCATGTGACGGTGCCCGATGTCGAGGAGGCCATGCGGCAGTTGCTGGCCGAGGTGCATGCTCCGGCGATTGATCACGATGCGGCGCTCGCCGAAGCGCGGGCGGTCAAACGGGCACACGCCAAAGCTCATGTGGAGCGTGTGGGCTCACGCCCCAAATGGGTGCTGCAGGCGATCGGTGCGGTGGCCGTGCTCGTCGGCATCTTCGTTTTCCAGCGATGGATGACACGCTCCAGTGAAAACGTGGCGGTCGACCGTGCACTCAAGGGCGAAGAAGTACAAACCCTGACATCAGGCAGGGGGCAACGCGGCACGCTCACCCTGCGTGATGGCACCAAGGCCACGATGGGCAGCGAGTCGCTGCTGCGTGTACCACCAGAGTTCGCCAACTCACAGCGCACCGTGCAGATCGAGGGCACGGCCACGTTTGCGGTGACGCCGGATACCGTGATGGCCGCGCGGCAATTTGCCGTGCGTGCGGGTGATCTCACCGTGACCGCGCACGGCACCGTGTTCTCGGTGCGCTATTACCCGGAAGACTCCACCGCCTACGTGCAGGTGAGCGAAGGCACCGTGTCAGTGCACGATCGTGTGCGCAACACCAGGCAGGAGCTCAAGGCCGGTGAAGGGCTACGGCTCACACGCGATGGCCAGCTCGGGCCGTTGGAAGGCATGGAACGCGATGTGGCGCTCGCCTGGACCCGCGACACCATCGTCTTCGACAAGGCACCACTCAAGCTGGTGGTCCCGGAGCTGGTGCGGTGGTTCGGCCTGAATGCGCAACTGGCCGATGAATCCATCGGTGATCGGCCGGTATCGATGCGCGTGGCGCTCGCCTCGTCTGGTGATGCCACCAAGGCGCTCACGCAGGCGGCCAATCTCGCCATCACGTTCGGGCAAAACGATCGCATCGAGTTCCGTGATGCGAGCGCTGTGCCACCGGCACCGGCAGGCAAAAAGAAGTAGCGCGTGTTGCCGCGGAGAAACGCAGCAGCTCAGCCCGGAAAGATGCCGGTGCTGAGGTATCGGTCGCCACGATCACACACCACGAACACGATCGTGGCGTTCTCCACTTCCGCAGCCACGCGCAGGGCGATCACACACGCTCCCGCTGCCGACGGCCCGCAGAAGATCCCTTCTTCGGCCGCCAGGCGGCGGGCCATGTCTTCGGCCTCGGTCTGCGTGACCTGCTCGATGCGATCGACGCGCGACGCCTCGTAGATCTTCGGCTGATAGGCCGGTGACCATTTGCGGATACCGGCAATCTGCGAACCTTCCGCCGGCTGTGCGCCCACGATGGTGATGTCGTTGCGCTGTTCCTTGAGGAAACGCGTGACGCCCATGATGGTGCCCGTGGTGCCCATCGCACTCACGAAGTGCGTGATGCGCCCTTCGGTGTCGCGCCAGATTTCCGGACCGGTGGTCTCGTAGTGCGCGCGCGGATTGTCGGGGTTCGCGAACTGATCCAGCACGTGCCCTTCCCCACGCGCCTGCATTTCCATGGCCAGGTCACGCGCGTACTCCATGCCACCCTTCGACGCCGGCGTGAGAATCAACTCGGCGCCATACGCGCGCATCGACGCCCGACGTTCGGCGCTCAGATTGTCGGGCATGATGAGGGTCATGCGGTAGCCCGTCATGGCCGCAATCATCGCCATGGCGATCCCGGTGTTGCCACTGGTCGCTTCGATGAGACGATCACCCGGACGGATTTCGCCACGCTGTTCGGCGCCCCGGATCATCGACAACACCGGCCGGTCCTTCACCGAACCGCCAGGGTTGTTGCCCTCGAGCTTGCCCAGGATCACCGTGCCGCGTGCTGTGATCTCAGCACTCGGGAGACGTTGTAGCTGAACGAGCGGTGTGCGGCCAATGGTCCGGTCGATGGTGGCGTACGACGGCGGCATGGCGCTCAACTCAGGCCGAATTCTTCGCGGGCCTGGCGTGCCGCGCGCGCCGGTGCGTCGGCGATGCGCGTGTCGTCGTCGTGGTCCAACGACACCATGGCCATGGCATCTTCGCGCCGCTTGAGCAGCGTCCAGAATTCTCCGGCATCCGGATCGGCGCCGTCTTCTGCCGGCAGCAAGGCGTACATGGTCTTGTACATCAGGCTGAACGCAAAGAACAGCGCCAGCATGTCTGGCAGCACCAGCACGATGCGCGTGATGGCGTTGACGTTGGCCACCTGATCGTTGAACGCCGGGGTGTTGAACGGCGCCAGCACCATCTTGTAGTTGATGATGTAGTTCACGACGCCGGCACCGAGGTTCGTCACACCGATCATGAGCGCCGACTTCTTCATGGCGCTCAGCACCGTGGGCTCATCGAGCAGCCGGTTCATCTGCGCTTCGCGTTCGGGCGTGTCGGGCCCAAGCCCCTGCAGGGCAATGGCGCGCGTCACCGGCTTGCCGATCAAGGCCGATACGCCGAACACAAAAAACGCCAGGACGTAGCTGGCGCTGTCCTTGAAGGCGAACAGCGCGCCATCGACATACCAGAACGCCAGCGCGCCACGCATGATCGCCGAGCCGCCGCCGTACGTGGTGATGAAGTTGAAGCGGCGGCTGATGACCAGCAGGTCGAGCAATACCCACGCCACAGGCACCAAGGCAGCGGCGAGATACGCCTGCAGCGTCCCCAGCGGGGCGGTGCCGTACTTGAGGATCAGCACCGGTGCGACGGCACCGATGAGGATATCCAGCGTGAGCTTGAGCGACTTCGACATGAGCGTGGAATCTCGCTCCGGTGGCCCGGCGGTGGTACCCGGGCCTACCGAACTGCCCGGAACCTCAGCGTCGGGTGGACACCGGCAGCCCCAAGGCCCCATTGAGCCAGCGGACAAACGGCGTCATGGCCGCAAAGTGGCGCTTCAGTGTCTGCGGCAGCTTGGGGCTCGTGACCTCTTCCACGGACAGCTCACAACCGGCCGTGAACGACTGGTAGCGCAGCCAGTTGGCCGAGGGATGGTCGACCGTAAAACCGCGCGGAGGGCGAGTCAGCATTCCCTCGGTGTCCAGATCGCCAAACCGCCGACGAAATGCCTTGTCGGTGACCAGCTCCTCCCAGCCCTCCAGATCGTCCACCAGCGCCTGCCGGATCTTTGCCAGCGCCGGCCGCGGGGGCATCCAGATACCGCCGCCACAGAACGAGCCTTCGGGCGCCAGATGGAAGTAGAAGCCGGCGCCACCATGTGCCGCTTCGCCGCCCACGCCATGGCCTGCATCCCGATGAAAGAACCAGCAGGCCACGTGCGTCTTGTACGGCGACTTGTCCTTGCTGAACCGCACATCACGATGGATGCGGAACGCCGACTTTTTCGGTGACCCGATGATCTCCGGCGCAATCGACGCCAACTGGACATCCACTTCTTCGATAAGCTGCGCCAACGGCACCTTGAGATACTGCTCGTATTCGGCGCGATGCTCCTCGAACCACTCCTTGCGATTGTGTTTGGTCAAACCGCGCAGGAATGTGAACGCCTTTGGCGAGAACTGCGTGAATCCTTCCATCGGTCTCCCGCTGCTGGATTGGTGCCGCGTCAGGACATGCCCGACGACATCGATCGTGCGATATCGCTGTGGGACGTGATCGCCGGAAAGAGGAAGCTGAGAAACTGTCCCGTGCGTTCTCCCCAGGCGCGTTCATCGTGCAACGCCCCTTCGGCTTCCATGTAGTGCAGGTCTTCACCGACACGCCACCCGAGCCGCAACAGCATGCGATAGAGCAGTCGCGTGCCCCGCAACATGCGATGTTCGGCGGTGCCCACATCGAGCCAGATGCGCAGATCGGGGCGCCGGGCACCGGTGGTGGCAAGCTGCCGCACGATCCATCGGTCGTCCCACCACACACTCGGACTGAGCAGCCCCAGCTTGCCGAACACGGCGGAGTGCGTCAGTCCCAGATGCAGCGTGAGCAATCCGCCCAGCGAACTCCCTGCCAAACCCGTGTCGCGCGGACCACGCCGGGTGCGCCATTGGCGGTCGATCCACGGCTTGATCTCATACACCAGCATCTGTCCGTACCGATCCGCATCACCACCCGCGTCGTGCATGCTGTCGCGGGTGGGGGTGTACTCATCGATGCGCTCACGGCCGGCATTGCCGATCGCCACGATGATGATCGGTTCGATCACGCGTGCATGCATCAGGGCACGCGCTGTGGTATCGACCCCCCACTGCACCCCAAAGGGCGACATGGGCAGATCGTCGAATACGTTCTGCCCATCGTGCAGATACAGGACGGGATACCGACGATCCGGATGCTGATCATACTCCGGCGGCAGCATCACCGTCACATCGTGCGGATGTGACAGGAAACGCGACGTGATGCCGGCGAAATGCAACAACGAACCCGCGACCGTGGGGGTCGGCGGATTCGTGTCGTCGAGACCGGCGTGGACAGGGCGCTGCATGCGTGAATGCTAATGACTCACGGCGACAACGGCATACGACGTAGGGAGGGGGTGCGCGCCTCCCTACGCCTTGACCCGCCGCTAGACGACCCGGTCCGGCAATTCCCGTCCGGCCACAAAGGCCTCCACATTCGACAACGCGCGCATGCCCATGTTCGTGCGCGTTTCGATCGTCGCGCTGCCCAGGTGTGGCAGCAACACGGCGTTCTCCAGTGTCATCAACTCGGCCGTGACACGTGGCTCAAATTCGTACACATCGAGGCCCGCACCGGCGAGGCGGCCACTCTTGAGCGCGTCCACCAGCGCCGCTTCGTCGATCACGTCACCGCGCGCGGTGTTCACCAGGAACGCGTGCGACGGCATCTGGGCCAGCGTGGTCGCATTCATCAGGTGACGCGTTTCCGGCGTGGCCGGACAGTGCAGTGACACCACATCCGACTGGCCAAGCAGAGCTTCCAGCGACGCCACCCGCACGGCATCGGCCGGTCCGGCCGTGGAGGGATCATCAATGCGCGGATCACGCGGCGCGTGATAGATGATCTTCATGCCAAACGCATCGTGCGCCGCACGAGCCACCGCACGACCGATGCGACCGTAGCCGATGATGCCGAGCGTTTTGCCACGCAACGTGCGGCCCAGCATGAACGTGGGACGCAAACCGCCCCACGTACCGGTGCGCAGGTGCCGCTCGCCTTCGCCGAGGCGGCGCATCACCATCAGCATGAGGGCGATGGCCACATCGGCCGTGTCATCGGTCACGACATCGGGCGTATTGCTGACCATCAATCCCGCCGCACGTGCCGCTTCTTGCGCGATGTGATTCACGCCGACACCCACATTGGCGAGCAGCTTGGCGCGACGGTTGGGGGTCTCCAGCACCGACGGCAGCCACTTGTCGGTCACCGTGGTGACGACGATATCGGCATTCTGCAGCGCGGCGCTCAACTGCTCCGGCGTGAATGGGGTGTCGGTGGCATTGAACTCGGCATCGTACAGCTCCGTGATGCGCGCTTCCATCGGTGCCGGCATCTTGCGCGTGACAATCACGCGAGGACGGGACAGGCTCACGCGTTGCCTCCCACACGCCAGTGCTGCAGTGCGGCACCCACGCCGCTGCCAAGCGTCACGAGCACACCAGCATCCGCCAGTGCCATCTCCACACCGGCGAGTGCGCCGGCCAGTGTCAGTGCGTTCATATCTCCGAGATGTCCGATGCGGAACACCTTCCCCGCGACTTCGCTGAGCCCCGAGCCCAGAGCGATGTCGTAGCGGGTGAAGGCGAGGTCAATAACCGTGCGGGCGTCGATTCCCTCGGGAACCACGACCGCCGTGAGCGAATCCGACGCGATCTCCGGTCGACGCGCGCATTCGTGCAGCCCCCACGCCCGCACTGCTGCACGGACACCGGTGGCCAGTCGATGATGGCGCGCGACCACCTGATCCATGCCCTCATCGAGCAGCATGGTCAGCGCTTCATCCAACCCGTACAACAGCGACAGCGCCGGCGTGCTGGGGAAATATCCTTGCGCGTTGTTGGTGCGCATGGCGCGCAGATCGAAATACGCCCGTGGCATGGTGCAACTGTCCACGCGGGCCAGTGCCTTCTCACTCACGTAGAGAATGCCAAGGCCCGCCGGTAGCATGAACCCCTTCTGCGAACCGGTGATGGCGCAGTCCACTCCCCAGGCATCGAAACGGAAATCGAGACTGGCAATGGAGCTCACCCCGTCCACATACAACAGTGCCGGATGTTTCGCGCGATCCATCGCCGCGCGCACCGCAGCCACATCACTGGTCACGCCGGTGGCCGTTTCGTTGTGCACCAGCAACACACCCTGAATCTCGTGCGCGGTATCGGCGGCCAGCGCGGCTTCGATCTTCGCGGGATCGGCCGCTTCGCCCCACGGCTCCTCGATCACATCGACATGATGTCCGAGATTGCGCGCGGTCTGAATGAAGAGATGCGAAAACTGTCCGAAGCGGGGCGCGAGCAGTCGCGAGCCCGGGTTCAGCGTGTTCACCAGAGCGGCTTCCCACATGGCCGAGCCGGTGGCGGGAAAGACAAACGCCTCTCCCTTCGTCTGGTGCACCACCTGCGGCAGGCGCGAGAGGATCGATCGGGTCAGCGCCGGAAACGTGGCCGAACGGTGATCCTCCATCTGTCGATGCATCGCCCGTTGCAGGCGATCCGGAACCGGCGTCGGGCCGGGGATCTGCAGAAAATGACGTCCCGCCATGATGGTGCGAGGTCTCGCGGCTGAAGGGGAAAGAGCAGTGGGGCGGAGCGTCAACTGGCCGATGAACGATCCGCGGTATCGTCGCGCGGGTTCTCATCGTCGTCATCGTCATCCGCATCGGCCGTGCTGTCTTCGGCGCCGTCGTCATCACCATCGTCGGACACGTCATGCGATGACGCTTCGGCGGCATCGTCCGCCGCATCCTCGGGGGTGGCTTCGCTGGGATCGAGGACACGCAGGAGACGACGGCAGAGCCGTGTCAAACGCGCGCGCTGGTCTCCGCTCAGTTCCCGCATGAGGCTCACGATGGCGTCGGTGCGCGCCGGCGCCGCTTCGGCCAGCATCTTTCGGCCGTCGTCGGTGAGGTACACCGAGATGAAGCGTCGGTCGACCGCGTGCCGTTCACGACGCACCAACCCGCGTGATTCGAGCGCGTCGATGATGGCCGTCATCTGCGCTTTGCTGCGCCCCAGCGCCTCGGCCAGCTCCTGCTGGTGCACGGGACCACGCTGCTGGAGGGTGTCGAGCACCCCGTACTGCGACGCCGACAGACCGAACGGGTGGACAGCATCTTCCACGCGCGTGGCAGCCATCGTGGCGGCACGCTGCAGGGTGCCATACGCTTCGAGCGCGCGGCGCCGCTTCTTGTCGCCTTTGCTCATGCAGTCGGGGGTGAGGACACTGCGTATACGGAGACAGGGAACATCGTTCGGTAATGTACAGACCGTACACGCCCGGCGATTGGGCGGCGTGATGTTCGTGGCCAGCCGTACTGCGCCGGCGCTGGACCGTATCGATATGGTCTTCCGACACCCCTCATTGGCGCGTGCACAGCAAAACGCCCGCCGCTCCGGTGGTTCGGAACGTGCGGGCGTCACCATGATGCCGAGTGGGACCCATTCGAGCGCGAGCATCACGCGCCCGGATGGCACCGCAGGGGCATCAGCTATTGAAGGCGAAGATCTGGCGGGACTCTTCGTGCGTCAGCACCCAGATGGAATAGGCGCCAAACGCGGTGCCGAAGGGCCACTTGAAGAGGCGGAAGGCCGAGACCGCAAGGATCACGTAGCGCGCCCACTGCTGATGATTGAGCAGCGCGAAGCCGGCGATGAGTCCAAACAGGCTGAACAGGCCAATCACGGTGGCCGCGAGCAGTCCGGTCACGGTGCCCACCACCACGATGAGCGGATTGAACGTGGCCAGCGAACCGAAGATGCCACTGAACAGCACGCCGGCCGCGACCAGCATGCCGAGTGCGCTGTACAGGAGGTTGACGAGTCCGACAATCTTGATGTGCGTGCGCACGATGGAGCTCCGGTAAAGGGACGTGCAACATCGTACGGCTCGGGTCGGCCCAGGGATTCAGCCGGGGACACGTTCAGCCAAAATCGGTGGGACAAGGCGTGCCTGTGCCGTCGCTCAGGCGCTCCGACGCCGACCGTCCACCAGACTGACCAGCGCCACACCACCCACGATCACGCTCATGGCGATCCAGGCCAGACTGGGCAGACGCTCACCTCCCAGGGCGACGCCGAGCAGCACGGCCACCACCGGGTTCACGTAGGCATACGTGCCCACCGCGGTGGGGCTGGCCACCTTGAGCAGCCACATATAAGTGCTGAAGCCGATCAGTGAACCAAAAGTCGCCAGGTAGAGCAACGACAGCAGCGATGCCGTCGACACGCTCTCCGGGCTGACCCGCTGCCATTCGCCCAGCACCAGGGACAGCACCAGCATGCAGGCGCCGCCGATGAGCATCTGCATGGCGATGGCCAGGGCGGCCGAAGAGGACTGTTTGGCCGTGCGCGAATACAGCGACCCCACGGTCCATGACAGCGCACCGGTGGCCAGCACAGCGGCCCCGATGGGATCGACGGCGGCCTGACGTTCACCGCCCACTGGCAAGACGAGCAGTCCTACGCCCACCAGCCCAATGGCCACACCGATCACCTGCGCGAGACGCGGTGGGCGCCCCTGCCAGGCTTCGCACAACACCAGCCAGAGCGGCACGGTGGCCACGATCACCGAGGTGAGTCCCGAATTGACCCGCTGACTGGCCCACGAGACCGCGCCGTTGCCGACAAACAGCAGCAAGGCGCCGATGACAGCCGAGGCGCGCCATTCAGGGAGCGTGGGTCGCGGTGCCCCGCGCGCGCGCATGAAGGCATAGAGCGCCCCGCCAGCCAACAGGAAACGCGCCGCTCCCATCACGAACGGCGGAATGGTGGCTACGCCCCATTTGATGGCGAGATACGTCGAGCCCCACACCACATAGATGATCAGAAACCCGCCCACCAACTGCCAGCGCGGCACAACCGGCGCCGTGGTGTCGGGGGTCTGTGTTGGTGTACTCACGGCGATTCCGGCAAAGCGTGTGACGCGGCCCCTCGACGCAGGGCGCGCAACGTGGCATCACCGGCCGCGAGCCCACCGATGAGGATGTAGAGATAGAAGGTGTAAAAGCGCCACCAGAGCAACGCGGCCGCAAACATCGACACCGGAATGGCATCGGACAGGGTGGCGGCAAACGCGCCTTCGATGAATCCACCACCGCCGGGCGCCGGCACGACCACGCCACCGTAGAATAGCGCCAGGGGCCAGAGCACCAATGGTGCGAGTGAGTCCATCGTCAGCGCGAGCGTGGGATCCCCCACGAAGACCAGAATGGGCAGCGTGGCCACCTTGAACAGCACGTGCAGCACCGAGCCGGTGAACGCCAACAGCATCAGACCGGGCTTGGCGTGTCGCAGCGCGTGCACCGCGCCACGCAGACCACGCAGCATGTGCTGGATGGTGCGCCACCGCCCGGCGTGCAGTCCGATACGACGGGCCCAGGCAGGAGGCGGACCATGGGCATTGCGCCGCGACAGCACGAGTCCAATGGCGCCGACGGTCAACACGAATACGCTGTAGCCACCCACCAGCCCCAGAAGACCGGTGGTCGAGGCACCGCGCCCGCGGAACAGCACCGCGAGCACGACACACACCAGCGCCAGCGACCACATCTCGAGAAAAAGCTCGAGGAACAGCACCAACACCCGCGACGCCGGCGGGGTCCCACTCTCGGCCAGTACCAGAAATCGTGCCGGCTCGGCGCCCGAACGGGCCGGCGTGATGGCCGCCGCAAAGTCGCCGGCCAGGCACACCCGCAGCGCGGTGCCAAATGTGAGAGGAATGCCGCAGCTCCGGGCCGACGCCTGGATCTTGAGGGCGCGCGTGATGATCTCCGCCGTCACCGTGGCCAGCGCGGCGGCGTGCACCGGCCAGGCCAGCCAGGGCATGCCGGTGGCCGGCCAATGTCCGGCAACGACATAGGCCGACACCCCGAGCATCAACACGAACGACAGGGCCGTCACAAGCCAGCGTTGCCAGGTCATGCCGCAAGATAGCCGCGCTCGCTGGCGCTCCCCACCGCGACGCTGTCGATTAGCGCAGACCGTTACCTCCCTCCGCTCTCACTGAACATGCGCGATCCGTTCTCCTCGCTGTCCCGCCGGCAATGGCTGCAGGCGGGCCTCGGCCTTGGCGCCACAGCGGCCCTGCCCGGACTGCTCCCGGCCCTCGAAGCCACGCGTGTACTGGGTGGCGTCTCGTACGCCGAATTGCTGCATCGCCTCGAACAGGACGCGACCACTGCACGACGCGCCGCTGGTCCGGTGCGGCTGATGTACAACGAGAATCCGTACGGCATGTCGCCGAAGGCAAAAGACGCACTCATGAACAGTTGGTCGGAGCACGGCTGGTATGATCCGCCGATCCGTCAGCAGGCGCGGGACACGTTTGCCGCGCACGTGGGTGTGCCGCCGGAGTATGTGATGGTGACGCAGGGGTCGAGCGAAGTACTGGCCATGCTGGCCATTGCCTACGGTGCAGAGGGCGGCGAGATCGTGGTGCCCCACCCCACGTTCGAAGACCTGCCGCGCTACGCCTCCACGCTCAAGGCCACCGTGCGCCAGGTGCCGCTCGACGATCGCATGGATCACGACTTTTATGCGATGGACGCAAAGATCGGCAACGGCACGAAGCTGGTGTTCGTGTGCAATCCCAACAATCCGACCGCCACGCTGCACGACGACGCGACGGTCCGTGATTTTGTGACCACCACGGCCAAACGAACGCCGGTGATCGTGGATGAAGCGTACATCGATTTTGTGGACGTGCCGGGCCATCGATCAATGATCGATCTGGTGCTCAAGGGCGAATCGGTGATCGTATCACGCACGGCCAGCAAGATTCACGGTCTGGCCGGACTGCGCGTGGGTTTTGTGGTGGCACGCCCCGACATCATTGCGCGTCTCGACCGCTACAAGACCGGTGACCCGAACGTGTTCGGGTTGCACGCCGCCACGGCGTCCCTGCGCGAT contains these protein-coding regions:
- a CDS encoding pyridoxal phosphate-dependent aminotransferase, giving the protein MRDPFSSLSRRQWLQAGLGLGATAALPGLLPALEATRVLGGVSYAELLHRLEQDATTARRAAGPVRLMYNENPYGMSPKAKDALMNSWSEHGWYDPPIRQQARDTFAAHVGVPPEYVMVTQGSSEVLAMLAIAYGAEGGEIVVPHPTFEDLPRYASTLKATVRQVPLDDRMDHDFYAMDAKIGNGTKLVFVCNPNNPTATLHDDATVRDFVTTTAKRTPVIVDEAYIDFVDVPGHRSMIDLVLKGESVIVSRTASKIHGLAGLRVGFVVARPDIIARLDRYKTGDPNVFGLHAATASLRDTEYQTFVKQKNREGRTMLLDALRSAGRKATVSQTNFVFFHAGKPTADVQKYFLQQGFAVGRAFPPYTDWCRVSIGTPDEMKAFVKVLPGAFA